A section of the Leishmania panamensis strain MHOM/PA/94/PSC-1 chromosome 3 sequence genome encodes:
- a CDS encoding hypothetical protein (TriTrypDB/GeneDB-style sysID: LpmP.03.0740), with product MQVLSEAVPMTCGEVFALLRRRRDERNATRHPPFGLQPALADNHQRATVATATKAAPSAAATSVVSSAISSSNVGQHSSSKAVPAGAIESASAAAATSTANILASSSSRHLVVLLTEVTMLNYIANHSSLLPESTVQTPASARGRTFTPRDMYGPTSVYNRVASALTACNTESQSGATAGTFATAADALVDAELVSSCYAKLTTYRPGTRGHVRGVEELLEHFEEVGRAQERFYAAGVRRVVQQLWRRRLWVPTGGPYPPPPPPSATTAPSLRNCGALVKTESVAEEDVSGIAEAIQRSSLDSQHLSPSAVATTTTTTQGRVARRSGAGEMKAVAEGARPTNASRSLTPLLLEPTPLYGPAARSGGGKSSTDGGAATPSTAHSSLSYRAQVQQQQRSRSLLSEAEVLQLVVGRPQRALDVYRLLDDVDGRLQYREEAVNAFVEAVTAVFAE from the coding sequence aTGCAGGTGTTGTCAGAGGCGGTCCCCATGACATGCGGAGAGGTGTTTgccctgctgcgccgccgccgggaTGAGCGAAACGCCACTCGGCACCCGCCCTTTGGGCTGCAGCCCGCGCTCGCCGACAACCACCAGCGTGCcactgtcgccaccgccactaaagcagcgccatcagcagcagcaacgtccGTCGtgagcagcgccatcagcagcagcaacgtcgggcagcacagcagcagcaaagcagtGCCGGCCGGGGCTATTGagagcgcctccgcggctgcagcgacgtcgaCCGCCAACATCCtcgcctcatcctcctctAGGCATCTGGTCGTGCTCCTCACAGAGGTAACCATGCTCAACTACATCGCGAACCActcctctctgctccctGAGTCAACAGTACAGACGCCGGCTAGCGCACGAGGGCGCACCTTCACACCGCGCGACATGTATGGGCCCACATCGGTGTACAACAGGGTCGCCAGCGCGCTGACAGCCTGCAACACCGAAAGCCAAAGTGGTGCCACCGCAGGGACGTTCGCAACAGCCGCGGACGCGCTGGTCGATGCAGAGCTCGTGTCATCCTGCTACGCGAAGCTGACCACTTACCGCCCGGGGACACGCGGTCATGTCCGCGGcgtcgaggagctgctggagcactTCGAAGAGGTAGGACGTGCACAGGAACGCTTCTACGCTGCAGGGGTGCGCCgcgttgtgcagcagctttgGCGCAGGCGGCTGTGGGTGCCAACCGGTGGTCCGtacccgccgccacctccaccgtctgcaacgacagcgccgtcgttgcGCAACTGTGGCGCCCTGGTGAAAACAGAGTCGGTCGCCGAGGAGGATGTCAGCGGTATTGCGGAAGCGATTCAGAGGTCGTCCCTGGATTCCCAGCACTTGTCCCCCTCCGCAGtggcaacgacgacgacgacgacgcaggGCAGGGTAGCCAGGCGGAGCGGTGCTGGAGAGATGAAAGCCGTCGCTGAGGGTGCGCGGCCCACCAATGCGTCGCGTTCGCTaacgccgttgctgctggagcCTACTCCGCTATATGGTCCAGCAGCaaggagcggcggtggtaaGAGTAGCACGGATGGCGGCGCGGCTACGCCGAGCACAGCACACAGTTCGCTCAGCTATCGCGCGcaggtacagcagcagcaaaggagTCGGTCTCTGTTGTCGGAGGCTGAGGTGCTACAGCTCGTCGTAGGCCGGCCGCAGCGTGCACTTGACGTGTACCGACTGCTAGACGACGTCGATGGTCGTCTGCAGtacagggaggaggcggtgaacGCCTTCGTGGAGGCTGTGACTGCCGTCTTTGCCGAGTGA